A single region of the Salarchaeum japonicum genome encodes:
- a CDS encoding hydantoinase/oxoprolinase family protein yields MSDDDVRVGVDIGGTFTDIVSLRDGDVHVTKTPSTPSDPEEGVVNGLEKSSADAGFGFDDVGFLSHGTTVATNAVLEGTWADTALVTTEGFRDVLEIGRQDRPDIYDFDAEKPAPIVPRDRRFEVPERLDERGNALRELDADAVRSLARTLDDRGVDSVAVSLLFAFEDDSHERRVAEILDEELDASLSLSSDVLPEIREYERTLTTSLNAALKPVMDDYIGNLEGHVRDHDIGAELKIMQSNGGLITADAARTRPVNTLLSGPAGGVQGATYVAERAGVEDIITMDMGGTSCDVSLVEGGDPLVSTDVQVGDYTVGVPMIDIHTVGSGGGSIAWVDTGGALRVGPRSAGADPGPISYGRGGTEPTTTDAHLLLGRLDPDRFLSGELDVEVADVERAFESELGDELGMGPEEAAQGVLDVANANMARALRVVSVERGYDPREFALVAFGGAGPLHACGLAEELDIPKVIVPQTAGVLSALGLLISDVLYDYSVSRVREWSEVTPATLRDALADLHAEGEERLANEDIPESGRVYERTADLRYVGQSFEISVPLPEGDLDADALAAVEREFHERHERRYGHADPEEPVELVTLRLRARGLVETPDLAAPNTAGSVEDAIREVRGVTYDGTVHDTTIYDRTRLPTDATFDGPAVVEGPESTVVVHPGQTVSVDADGNLVVETGGDA; encoded by the coding sequence GTGAGCGACGACGACGTTCGCGTCGGCGTCGACATCGGCGGCACCTTCACCGACATCGTCAGCCTCCGGGACGGCGACGTGCACGTCACGAAGACGCCGTCGACGCCGAGCGACCCCGAGGAGGGCGTCGTGAACGGCCTGGAGAAGAGCTCCGCGGACGCGGGCTTCGGGTTCGACGACGTGGGCTTCCTCAGCCACGGGACGACGGTGGCGACGAACGCCGTCCTCGAAGGCACGTGGGCGGACACCGCGCTCGTCACCACCGAGGGGTTCCGGGACGTGCTCGAAATCGGCCGCCAGGACAGACCGGACATCTACGATTTCGACGCGGAGAAACCCGCACCCATCGTCCCCCGCGACCGCCGCTTCGAGGTGCCCGAGCGCCTCGACGAACGCGGGAACGCGCTCCGCGAACTGGACGCGGACGCGGTTCGCTCGCTCGCGCGCACCCTCGACGACCGCGGCGTCGATTCCGTCGCGGTCTCCCTGTTGTTCGCGTTCGAGGACGACAGCCACGAGCGCCGGGTCGCGGAGATTCTGGACGAGGAACTGGACGCGTCGCTCTCGCTTTCGAGCGACGTGCTCCCGGAGATTCGGGAGTACGAGCGCACGCTCACCACGTCGCTGAACGCCGCGCTGAAGCCCGTGATGGACGACTACATCGGGAACCTCGAAGGCCACGTCCGCGACCACGACATCGGCGCGGAACTGAAGATAATGCAGTCGAACGGCGGTCTCATCACGGCGGACGCCGCGCGCACCCGACCCGTCAACACCCTGCTCTCCGGCCCCGCCGGGGGCGTGCAGGGCGCGACGTACGTCGCGGAGCGCGCGGGCGTCGAGGACATCATCACGATGGACATGGGCGGCACGTCCTGCGACGTGTCCCTCGTGGAGGGCGGCGACCCCCTCGTCTCGACGGACGTGCAGGTCGGGGACTACACGGTCGGCGTCCCGATGATAGACATCCACACCGTCGGCTCCGGCGGCGGCTCCATCGCGTGGGTGGACACCGGCGGCGCGCTCCGCGTCGGCCCCCGGTCGGCGGGCGCGGATCCCGGCCCGATTTCGTACGGCCGCGGCGGCACCGAGCCGACGACCACGGACGCCCACCTCCTGCTCGGCCGCCTCGACCCCGACCGCTTCCTCTCCGGCGAACTCGACGTGGAGGTCGCGGACGTGGAGCGCGCGTTCGAGTCGGAGCTCGGCGACGAACTCGGGATGGGGCCCGAGGAGGCCGCGCAGGGCGTGCTCGACGTGGCGAACGCGAACATGGCGCGCGCGCTCCGCGTCGTCTCCGTCGAGCGCGGCTACGACCCTCGGGAGTTCGCGCTCGTCGCGTTCGGCGGCGCTGGCCCCCTGCACGCGTGCGGTCTCGCGGAGGAACTCGACATCCCGAAGGTCATCGTCCCGCAGACCGCGGGCGTGCTGTCCGCGCTCGGCCTCCTCATCAGCGACGTGCTCTACGACTACAGCGTCTCGCGCGTCCGCGAGTGGAGCGAGGTCACGCCCGCCACGCTCCGCGACGCGCTCGCCGACCTGCACGCGGAGGGCGAGGAACGCCTCGCGAACGAGGACATCCCGGAGTCGGGCCGCGTGTACGAGCGCACGGCCGACCTCCGGTACGTCGGGCAGTCGTTCGAGATTTCGGTGCCGCTCCCCGAGGGCGACCTCGACGCGGACGCGCTCGCCGCCGTCGAACGCGAGTTCCACGAGCGCCACGAGCGCCGGTACGGCCACGCCGACCCCGAGGAACCCGTGGAGCTCGTGACGCTCCGGTTGCGGGCGCGCGGCCTCGTGGAGACGCCCGACCTCGCCGCGCCGAACACGGCGGGAAGCGTCGAGGACGCCATCCGGGAGGTTCGCGGCGTGACCTACGACGGAACGGTGCACGACACGACGATTTACGACCGCACGCGGTTGCCGACGGACGCGACCTTCGACGGCCCCGCGGTCGTCGAGGGGCCGGAGTCCACCGTCGTCGTCCACCCGGGACAGACCGTCTCCGTGGACGCGGACGGCAACCTCGTCGTGGAGACCGGAGGTGACGCCTGA
- a CDS encoding hydantoinase B/oxoprolinase family protein → MVDSVTLEVIRNGCIAIAEEMNANLIRTGYSPNIKERRDCSCALFDAEGEMISQAENMPVHLGAMPFSVSAAVEAYGGDLEPGDAVLLNDPFRGGAHLPDLTLVSPIFDDPESDDPELVAYAANRAHHADVGGSTAGSVAADSTEIYQEGLRIPPVKLFSGGEVVEDVMEMILTNVRTPDERRGDIRAQEAANETARERVHELVADYGARDLAEAFGEVKDYSERRMRAEIEEFPDGTYSFEDVLDDDGRGNTDLPVRATVTVSGDEVGVDFSGTADQTEGPVNAVLAVTSSATYYAIRCVTDPDIPPNHGCYRPITIDAPEGSIVNPEPPAAVVGGNLETSQRVTDVVLGAFATEAPERVTAAGQGTMNNITFGGTDPRSDSPYAFYETQGGGFGAREGKDGMDGVHVHMSNTMNTPAEVLETAYPLRVRRYAYRPDSGGAGEFRGGLGLRRDIEVRGHTARFSLLADRHQHAPYGLLGGEPGEPGAAYVFDPDADDTDDADGERLPQKSVHDLPPGTVVSVRTPGAGGYGDPADRDADSVERDLRLGKISDEYADRYHEGGDGE, encoded by the coding sequence ATGGTCGATTCGGTCACCCTCGAAGTGATTCGGAACGGCTGCATCGCCATCGCGGAGGAGATGAACGCGAACCTCATCCGAACCGGGTACTCGCCGAACATCAAGGAGCGCCGCGACTGCTCCTGTGCGCTGTTCGACGCCGAGGGCGAGATGATAAGCCAGGCGGAGAACATGCCCGTCCACCTCGGCGCGATGCCGTTCTCGGTGTCCGCGGCAGTCGAGGCGTACGGCGGCGACCTCGAACCCGGTGACGCCGTCCTCCTGAACGACCCGTTCCGGGGCGGCGCGCACCTCCCCGACCTCACGCTCGTCTCCCCCATCTTCGACGACCCGGAGAGCGACGACCCCGAACTCGTGGCGTACGCGGCGAACCGCGCGCACCACGCCGACGTGGGCGGGAGCACCGCCGGGTCGGTCGCCGCTGATTCCACCGAAATCTACCAGGAGGGCCTGCGGATTCCGCCGGTGAAGCTGTTCTCGGGCGGCGAGGTCGTGGAGGACGTGATGGAGATGATACTGACGAACGTCCGCACGCCCGACGAGCGCCGGGGCGACATCCGCGCGCAGGAGGCCGCGAACGAGACGGCGCGTGAGCGCGTGCACGAACTCGTCGCGGACTACGGCGCGCGCGACCTCGCGGAGGCGTTCGGCGAGGTGAAGGACTACTCGGAGCGCCGGATGCGCGCCGAAATCGAGGAGTTCCCGGACGGCACGTACAGTTTCGAGGACGTGCTGGACGACGACGGCCGCGGGAACACCGACCTCCCCGTGCGGGCGACCGTCACGGTCTCGGGCGACGAGGTCGGCGTGGACTTCTCGGGTACCGCAGACCAGACCGAGGGGCCGGTGAACGCCGTGCTCGCGGTCACGTCCTCCGCGACCTACTACGCGATCCGGTGCGTGACCGACCCCGACATCCCGCCGAACCACGGCTGTTATCGCCCCATCACCATCGACGCGCCCGAGGGCAGTATCGTGAACCCGGAGCCGCCGGCGGCGGTCGTCGGCGGCAATCTCGAAACCTCTCAGCGCGTCACGGACGTGGTGCTCGGCGCGTTCGCCACCGAAGCCCCCGAGCGGGTGACGGCGGCGGGCCAGGGGACGATGAACAACATCACGTTCGGCGGCACCGACCCGCGAAGCGACAGCCCGTACGCGTTCTACGAGACGCAGGGCGGCGGGTTCGGCGCGCGCGAGGGCAAGGACGGCATGGACGGCGTGCACGTCCACATGAGTAATACGATGAACACGCCCGCGGAGGTGCTGGAGACCGCGTACCCGCTTCGGGTGCGGCGGTACGCCTACCGGCCAGACTCCGGCGGTGCGGGCGAGTTCCGCGGCGGTCTCGGCCTTCGGCGCGACATCGAAGTGCGGGGGCACACGGCGCGGTTCAGCCTGCTCGCCGACCGCCACCAGCACGCGCCCTACGGCCTGCTCGGCGGCGAACCCGGCGAACCCGGCGCGGCGTACGTCTTCGACCCCGACGCGGACGACACCGACGACGCGGACGGCGAGCGCCTCCCGCAGAAGTCCGTGCACGACCTCCCGCCGGGGACGGTCGTGAGCGTCCGCACGCCGGGCGCGGGCGGGTACGGCGACCCCGCCGACCGCGACGCCGACTCGGTCGAACGCGACCTGCGCCTCGGGAAGATAAGCGACGAGTACGCCGACCGGTACCACGAGGGGGGCGACGGTGAGTGA
- a CDS encoding MFS transporter has protein sequence MTARTLRYAPHVAVFAVGYVTFTYSAVPGYVAARYGATITTVGFLMSAALLSFVLAQAVADRLASRWTTTQALLGLLGAHAALAVALDFAPSLESLLVLRALWGLAGGLLLSIGATHVARLYDGRAATRQQGVYGGMLTLGGAFGFLLAEPVVSLTGGFGVHALGAPLALPAIAMLWPHRRGTRTAGTAASGGFRTVLANRVVLVAALCYVATIGAYITLSTFITAYFDDLGVTGPLNAAVLATATAGRALGGTVSARWGVSDARIVSVTTLLGALAFVGLLVDARVVALVGPLVAMIAVSLPFGAVYNLAAAATAQETAALALVVAAGNVAAVALPTFTGVVRANTGGYAAVFCVLAALLLAASLAARQTR, from the coding sequence GTGACCGCTCGCACGCTCCGGTACGCGCCGCACGTCGCGGTGTTCGCGGTCGGGTACGTGACGTTCACGTACTCCGCCGTCCCGGGGTACGTCGCCGCGCGGTACGGCGCGACAATCACCACAGTCGGCTTCCTGATGAGCGCGGCGCTCCTCTCGTTCGTGCTCGCGCAGGCGGTCGCCGACCGCCTCGCGTCGCGCTGGACGACCACGCAGGCCCTGCTCGGACTGCTGGGCGCGCACGCCGCGCTCGCCGTCGCGCTGGACTTCGCGCCGTCGCTCGAATCCCTGCTCGTCCTGCGCGCGCTCTGGGGGCTCGCGGGCGGCCTCCTCTTGAGCATCGGCGCGACGCACGTCGCCCGACTCTACGACGGCCGCGCCGCCACCCGCCAGCAGGGCGTCTACGGCGGGATGCTCACGCTCGGCGGCGCGTTCGGCTTCCTGCTCGCGGAGCCGGTCGTCTCGCTGACGGGCGGGTTCGGCGTGCACGCGCTCGGCGCGCCGCTCGCGCTCCCCGCCATCGCGATGCTCTGGCCGCACCGCCGCGGCACCCGCACCGCGGGCACCGCCGCCAGCGGCGGGTTTCGGACGGTGCTCGCGAACCGCGTCGTGCTCGTCGCCGCGCTCTGCTACGTCGCCACCATCGGCGCGTACATCACGCTCTCGACGTTCATCACGGCGTACTTCGACGACCTCGGCGTCACCGGCCCCCTGAACGCCGCGGTGCTCGCCACCGCGACCGCCGGGCGCGCGCTCGGCGGCACCGTCTCGGCGCGCTGGGGCGTCTCGGACGCCCGCATCGTCTCGGTGACCACCCTGCTCGGCGCGCTCGCGTTCGTCGGCCTGCTCGTGGACGCCCGCGTCGTCGCGCTCGTCGGTCCGCTCGTCGCGATGATAGCCGTCTCGCTCCCGTTCGGTGCGGTGTACAACCTCGCGGCGGCCGCGACCGCGCAGGAGACCGCGGCGCTCGCGCTCGTCGTCGCCGCCGGGAACGTCGCGGCGGTCGCGCTCCCAACGTTCACGGGCGTCGTCCGCGCCAACACCGGGGGGTACGCCGCGGTGTTCTGCGTGCTCGCCGCCCTGCTCCTCGCCGCCTCGCTCGCGGCACGACAGACACGATGA
- a CDS encoding branched-chain amino acid ABC transporter permease, which yields MVSAGLADALAQGLVTGGIIAAGALGLSLVYSIAGVPNFAHGDMITVGAYLVLALNNPGELALVPNLVALPFAVAAVVGIGVAGAFGSAYEFAVFRRFRGKDADLITMVIVSLGLALILRNLVLFLVGSKNVTYDTPSGVNLNVDLYLTGNGLAVELTRRVRGSLQTIDAWGYGWPALVAVVALAVLAGYAVYRWRRGDAGFDEVHFVDPRIWGVAGFAVAFAALAFALRGGALDAANAAYSTRVGVSRKYGLILAVMLATMFCINYVLKRTKTGRAMRATADDQSLARIRGVDIDRVQLVVWVLAAVLAAVAGALLGWYSSSLNPNMGFSLLLPVFAAVIVGGIDSPYGAALGGLLVGVSMDVGVYLLPTEFATYRTAIAFVILVVVLLVKPEGLWGDA from the coding sequence ATGGTGAGCGCCGGACTCGCGGACGCGCTCGCGCAAGGCCTCGTCACCGGCGGCATCATCGCCGCCGGCGCGCTCGGCCTCTCACTGGTGTACAGCATCGCGGGCGTCCCGAACTTCGCGCACGGCGACATGATAACCGTCGGCGCGTACCTCGTGCTCGCGCTCAACAACCCCGGCGAACTCGCGCTCGTCCCGAACCTCGTCGCGCTCCCGTTCGCCGTCGCTGCCGTCGTCGGCATCGGCGTCGCCGGCGCGTTCGGAAGCGCGTACGAGTTCGCCGTCTTCCGGCGGTTCCGCGGGAAGGACGCCGACCTCATCACGATGGTCATCGTCTCCCTCGGCCTCGCCCTGATACTCAGGAACCTCGTCCTGTTCCTCGTCGGGTCGAAGAACGTCACGTACGACACGCCGAGCGGCGTCAACCTCAACGTCGACCTCTACCTCACCGGGAACGGACTCGCCGTCGAACTCACGCGGCGCGTCCGCGGGTCGCTCCAGACCATCGACGCCTGGGGGTACGGCTGGCCCGCGCTCGTCGCCGTCGTCGCGCTCGCCGTCCTGGCGGGCTACGCCGTCTACCGGTGGCGGCGCGGCGACGCCGGGTTCGACGAGGTTCACTTCGTCGACCCCCGCATCTGGGGGGTCGCCGGGTTCGCGGTGGCGTTCGCCGCGCTCGCGTTCGCGCTCCGCGGCGGCGCGCTCGACGCCGCGAACGCCGCGTACAGCACCCGCGTCGGCGTCAGTCGGAAGTACGGCCTCATCCTCGCCGTCATGCTCGCAACCATGTTCTGCATCAACTACGTCCTCAAACGCACGAAGACCGGTCGCGCGATGCGCGCGACCGCCGACGACCAATCGCTCGCCCGCATCCGCGGCGTGGACATCGACCGCGTCCAGCTCGTCGTCTGGGTGCTCGCCGCCGTGCTCGCCGCCGTCGCCGGCGCGCTCCTCGGCTGGTACTCGTCCAGCCTCAACCCCAACATGGGGTTCTCCCTGCTGTTGCCGGTGTTCGCCGCGGTCATCGTCGGCGGCATCGACTCGCCGTACGGCGCGGCGCTCGGCGGGCTCCTCGTCGGCGTCAGCATGGACGTCGGCGTCTACCTGCTCCCGACGGAGTTCGCGACCTACCGCACCGCCATCGCGTTCGTCATCCTCGTCGTCGTCCTCCTCGTGAAACCCGAGGGCCTGTGGGGTGACGCCTGA